A window of Fimbriimonadaceae bacterium contains these coding sequences:
- a CDS encoding MG2 domain-containing protein, with the protein MKATRIWSLLAGSLLCLFLLAQGVTEEVPLGGVQGLVTMSENGRPLPGATVMLRPVVEAEYTRIRSAETDAAGAFHLRNLPAGEYTIEAYAKAHSLGESRITIAEGAPTALQLDLKPQAPHLDLYASQRVFTPAEEPQFEAHGFAELDAIQVEVFSLDIQAVAKEGGIDDVVYALAYPGNREPNPLARLGTKVATFDHTITRRDGEGVFIEYVKVPKLAPGLYWVRCTAGPARKATFLNVTSLSLVAKSARGEALCFASDIVTGQPLAGTQVSYLGENGLVEGGITGADGIVKFPLAGAPKQGRTAMIASSGASRAVVGFYSDANPETATRIFIYTDRPVYRPGDTVKFKGIVRRLEGLKYAMVPPQTATASLIDSEGAAFKTLDLAVDARGTFHGEFSISAEARPAPISMEVAVGEATTTQWISVSAYRKPEFTVVVEPERPYYVRGDRAKMTVKCEYYHGGPVVGAKVSASISKSPYWSYAPMDSESDDGSEDASYSDYGEYVDSVDATTDARGIAVISFPTRQDNEPETLENDQVYSVQAWVEAPGGKYFDGKGAVRVTRGEFGLAVLLDEYIATSGQPVVATVHATAHPDDRPVAGQSLSVRVGREDWNGRDVRFIEEQRMAVTTGADGTARIEFRPKRPGSTVIKVSGDDRRGNEVIASEYVWVEGPGAAPSRPLPKANITVRLDKPSYHVGDRAKVLLRTSESGGTALVTVEGDRIYASTTVAIENGAAVVDLPVEAAFAPNAFVSVAYVHGKQFMEATRRLAVNLDARVLQVDVRPEKSVVQPGDTVAYTITTKDDRGQPVSADVSLGVVDEAIYAIAPDTTNIVEAFYPKRYNAVSTGYSFPEVYLDGGDKAPKDLKVRTKFLDTAYWNPSVTTDAAGSAVVRVTLPDNITQWRATAVAATQGTAVGMGSSKLRARKPLMVRLSAPAFLVQRDRRTVTAVVSNDTGADAKVEIEIASSGVALEGSLRRTLSIKNGGQAQVALTAAARQTGTARITAKAWIAGGAMDGVEATLPVKAFGRAFAENRAGEIDGVETIPFIVRPGADPGTGRVVITLSPTLAASMLSSLDSLIDYPYGCVEQTMSRFMPALVVDQTVRALGLPAPPRLAELPRITADSLTRLATMQHGDGGWGWWENDESDPEMTAYVLEGLHRARAAGFDTRGLEMRALDWAVRSFKQNNARSWSRALRLALLVQLEQWGHKEFALAQFESENLQQADAQELAYAIQFAQAASPDLVDSLVKRLVDKASGSGSFAWWEESRYGHETTAMALETLAAVRPAHPLLPRVVRWLLAERRGDGWVSTRDTAHILLALARYLPTTGELTAKGAMHVIVNGAQRTTVALDASLVVAPRIEIPIRDLRVGENTIRLQREGAGRAYYTFEGTQTVATERLGMLVNGSGIEVSRRYLRLEPRRMEDGTLRLVDSERAVDRVQAGDVLTVEVTLRSREDREYMLIEDPIPSGFRIVDRGAIDPYEEWVWWYSQMDAYDDRMAVFARHLPRGTQTFRYTIRAENVGIAHALPCRAFDMYRPEVFGSSSETVVEVQR; encoded by the coding sequence GTGAAGGCGACCCGAATCTGGAGTCTGCTTGCCGGTTCCCTGCTGTGCCTCTTCCTCCTCGCCCAAGGAGTGACCGAGGAGGTCCCGCTCGGAGGCGTCCAAGGGTTGGTCACTATGTCCGAGAACGGCCGCCCCCTCCCCGGCGCCACGGTCATGCTTCGCCCCGTGGTCGAGGCCGAGTACACCCGCATCCGATCCGCGGAGACCGATGCGGCCGGCGCCTTCCACCTGCGCAACCTGCCGGCCGGCGAGTACACGATCGAGGCGTACGCGAAAGCCCACAGCCTCGGCGAGTCGCGCATCACGATCGCCGAGGGGGCGCCGACGGCCCTCCAGCTCGACCTCAAGCCCCAGGCGCCCCATCTCGACCTCTATGCGAGCCAGCGCGTCTTCACGCCCGCCGAAGAACCCCAGTTCGAGGCGCACGGCTTCGCCGAACTCGACGCGATCCAGGTCGAGGTGTTCTCGCTCGACATCCAGGCCGTCGCCAAGGAGGGGGGGATCGACGACGTCGTGTACGCCCTGGCCTACCCGGGCAACCGCGAGCCGAACCCTCTGGCCCGATTGGGAACGAAAGTCGCGACGTTCGACCATACGATCACGCGCCGCGACGGCGAGGGCGTGTTCATCGAGTACGTCAAGGTGCCCAAACTCGCGCCGGGGCTTTACTGGGTCCGCTGCACCGCCGGTCCGGCGCGCAAGGCGACCTTCCTGAACGTCACGTCGCTCTCCCTGGTGGCCAAAAGCGCCCGCGGCGAAGCCCTCTGCTTTGCCAGCGACATCGTCACCGGCCAGCCGCTTGCGGGCACGCAAGTGAGCTACCTGGGTGAAAACGGGCTCGTCGAAGGAGGCATCACCGGAGCCGACGGCATCGTCAAGTTCCCCTTGGCGGGCGCACCCAAGCAGGGCCGCACCGCGATGATCGCCTCGAGCGGCGCCTCGCGAGCCGTGGTCGGGTTCTACTCCGACGCCAATCCGGAGACCGCCACGCGCATCTTCATCTACACGGACCGGCCCGTATACCGCCCGGGCGACACGGTGAAGTTCAAGGGCATCGTGAGACGCCTCGAGGGGTTGAAGTACGCGATGGTGCCCCCCCAAACGGCCACCGCTTCCCTGATCGACTCCGAGGGCGCGGCGTTCAAAACGCTCGACCTGGCGGTGGATGCGCGCGGAACGTTCCACGGCGAGTTCTCCATCAGCGCCGAAGCGCGTCCGGCACCCATTTCGATGGAGGTCGCCGTCGGCGAGGCGACCACCACCCAGTGGATTTCGGTCTCCGCGTACCGGAAACCCGAGTTCACCGTCGTGGTTGAACCCGAAAGGCCGTACTACGTGCGCGGAGACCGGGCGAAGATGACCGTGAAGTGCGAGTACTACCATGGCGGCCCCGTCGTGGGCGCGAAGGTCAGCGCGAGCATCTCGAAGAGCCCCTACTGGTCGTACGCCCCCATGGATTCGGAGTCCGACGACGGGTCCGAGGACGCCTCCTACAGCGACTACGGCGAGTACGTGGACTCGGTGGACGCCACCACGGATGCCCGCGGGATCGCGGTGATCTCGTTCCCGACGCGGCAGGACAACGAGCCGGAGACGCTTGAAAACGACCAGGTCTACAGCGTCCAGGCTTGGGTGGAAGCGCCTGGCGGCAAGTACTTCGACGGCAAGGGCGCGGTGCGCGTGACGCGCGGCGAGTTCGGCCTCGCAGTCCTGCTCGACGAGTACATCGCGACCTCCGGCCAGCCCGTGGTCGCGACGGTCCACGCCACTGCGCACCCCGACGACCGGCCTGTGGCCGGCCAATCCCTCTCCGTCCGCGTGGGCCGCGAGGATTGGAACGGCCGCGACGTGCGCTTCATCGAGGAGCAGCGGATGGCCGTCACGACGGGAGCGGACGGCACCGCCCGGATCGAGTTCCGGCCCAAGCGCCCCGGCTCCACCGTCATCAAGGTGTCGGGCGACGACCGACGCGGCAACGAGGTGATCGCGAGCGAGTACGTGTGGGTCGAAGGCCCGGGTGCGGCGCCGTCCCGGCCGCTGCCGAAGGCGAACATCACCGTGCGCCTGGACAAGCCCAGCTACCACGTGGGCGACCGGGCGAAGGTGCTCCTGCGAACGAGTGAAAGCGGCGGCACGGCCCTGGTGACCGTCGAGGGCGATCGCATCTACGCCTCCACGACCGTCGCGATCGAGAACGGGGCGGCCGTGGTCGACCTTCCAGTCGAAGCGGCCTTCGCGCCCAACGCGTTCGTCAGCGTCGCCTACGTGCACGGCAAACAATTCATGGAGGCGACGCGGCGGTTGGCGGTGAACCTGGATGCCCGCGTGCTTCAGGTCGACGTCCGGCCGGAGAAGTCCGTGGTCCAGCCGGGCGACACCGTCGCGTACACCATCACTACCAAGGACGATCGCGGCCAACCAGTGTCGGCCGACGTGTCCCTCGGAGTCGTGGACGAGGCCATCTACGCCATCGCGCCGGATACGACCAACATCGTCGAGGCGTTCTATCCCAAGCGGTACAACGCGGTCTCGACGGGATACTCCTTCCCCGAGGTGTATCTCGACGGCGGAGACAAAGCGCCCAAGGACCTCAAGGTCCGCACCAAGTTCTTGGACACGGCGTACTGGAACCCCTCGGTCACCACGGACGCGGCGGGCAGCGCCGTCGTACGCGTGACCCTGCCCGACAACATCACCCAGTGGCGCGCCACCGCGGTCGCCGCGACCCAAGGCACCGCCGTCGGCATGGGATCGAGCAAGCTTCGGGCGCGCAAGCCGCTCATGGTTCGGCTCTCAGCGCCGGCGTTCCTCGTGCAGCGCGATCGACGGACGGTCACGGCCGTGGTGTCGAACGACACCGGGGCGGACGCCAAGGTGGAGATTGAGATCGCGTCGTCCGGCGTGGCCCTGGAAGGATCGCTTCGACGAACGCTCTCCATCAAGAACGGGGGGCAAGCCCAAGTGGCGCTCACCGCAGCGGCCCGTCAGACAGGGACCGCACGCATCACGGCGAAGGCCTGGATCGCCGGCGGGGCGATGGACGGCGTCGAAGCCACCCTTCCGGTCAAGGCGTTTGGGCGCGCGTTCGCCGAAAACCGCGCGGGTGAGATCGACGGCGTCGAGACGATTCCGTTCATCGTCAGGCCCGGCGCGGACCCCGGCACGGGACGGGTCGTCATCACGCTCTCGCCCACCCTCGCCGCCTCGATGCTCTCGAGCCTCGACTCGTTGATCGACTACCCCTACGGCTGCGTCGAGCAGACGATGAGCCGCTTCATGCCCGCACTGGTCGTCGACCAGACCGTCCGCGCCTTGGGTTTGCCCGCGCCTCCGCGACTCGCGGAGCTTCCTCGCATCACGGCCGATTCCCTGACGCGGCTGGCCACGATGCAGCACGGCGACGGCGGTTGGGGCTGGTGGGAGAACGACGAATCGGACCCGGAGATGACGGCCTACGTGTTGGAGGGTCTCCACCGTGCCCGGGCGGCCGGTTTCGACACCCGCGGCCTGGAGATGCGCGCCCTCGATTGGGCCGTCCGCTCCTTCAAGCAGAACAACGCCCGCAGCTGGTCGCGCGCCCTTCGCCTGGCGCTCCTGGTGCAATTGGAGCAGTGGGGCCACAAGGAGTTCGCCCTCGCCCAGTTCGAGAGCGAGAATCTCCAGCAGGCCGATGCCCAGGAGCTGGCCTACGCGATCCAGTTCGCCCAAGCCGCGAGCCCGGACTTGGTGGACTCTTTAGTCAAGCGCTTGGTGGACAAGGCCTCGGGTTCGGGCTCGTTCGCGTGGTGGGAAGAGTCGCGCTACGGCCACGAGACCACGGCCATGGCGCTAGAAACGCTCGCAGCCGTGCGTCCGGCCCATCCGCTGCTGCCCCGCGTCGTTCGGTGGCTGCTCGCCGAGCGGCGCGGCGACGGCTGGGTGAGCACCCGGGACACCGCGCACATTCTGCTGGCGCTGGCCCGCTACCTTCCGACCACCGGCGAGCTCACCGCGAAGGGTGCGATGCACGTGATCGTCAACGGCGCCCAGCGCACGACCGTTGCCCTGGATGCCAGCCTTGTGGTGGCGCCGCGCATCGAGATTCCCATTCGGGACCTTCGCGTCGGCGAGAACACGATCCGCCTGCAACGCGAAGGAGCGGGGCGCGCCTACTACACGTTCGAAGGCACGCAGACCGTGGCCACGGAGCGCCT